A genomic segment from Kyrpidia tusciae DSM 2912 encodes:
- a CDS encoding S41 family peptidase — translation MQVRFRSLVIAVVLALIVGSAGTYGILQWRGDLLSPGVPLTAADRAEFEKLFRSFQTLKAQYYQPVDDAKLVDGAIGGMVQALGDPFSSYMDRSTAQQFHESLGSSFEGIGAEVKSENGKIVVVAPIKGSPAEKAGLRANDQILSVNGKSLQGMNVNDAVLLIRGKKGTVADLEIQRPGVKDVLHIKVVRDTVPLTTVDASMVEPGIGRIAITQFNENTGKEFDDALAKLQAQGMRGLILDLRGNPGGYLEACLEIANKLIPNHGIIVQVVDRAGQRDVHRSTLDRAPFPVVALIDGGSASAAEILAAALQEAAHDPLVGQKSFGKGTVQTELDFPDGSNIKYTMAKWLTPDGNWIHQKGIQPNYPVTLPYYWQLPPLSITRPITPDSTDTSVKIMQNFLEALGYFPGRTDGYFSSQTAEALRAFQHAKGLSPTGILDQDTAAALNDAVLAKEKQSDPVMQKGIEVLKSLMKT, via the coding sequence ATGCAAGTCCGTTTTCGCAGTCTGGTCATCGCCGTGGTGCTGGCCCTGATCGTGGGGAGCGCCGGCACTTATGGAATTCTTCAGTGGCGGGGCGACCTGCTCAGCCCCGGGGTACCGTTGACGGCGGCGGACCGGGCTGAATTCGAAAAGTTGTTTCGTTCCTTTCAAACCCTGAAAGCGCAGTACTACCAACCGGTGGACGATGCAAAATTGGTGGACGGCGCCATCGGAGGCATGGTCCAGGCTCTGGGCGATCCCTTCTCCAGCTACATGGATCGATCGACGGCTCAACAGTTTCACGAATCGCTGGGGTCCTCCTTCGAGGGGATCGGCGCTGAGGTCAAATCGGAGAACGGGAAGATCGTCGTGGTGGCGCCGATCAAGGGGTCTCCGGCGGAAAAGGCGGGCCTTCGGGCCAACGACCAAATTCTGTCTGTTAATGGGAAAAGTCTCCAAGGCATGAATGTCAACGATGCGGTTTTGTTAATCCGCGGGAAAAAGGGCACTGTGGCGGATCTGGAGATCCAGCGCCCTGGGGTGAAAGATGTCCTGCACATCAAAGTGGTGCGCGACACTGTTCCCTTGACCACCGTGGATGCGTCCATGGTTGAGCCGGGAATCGGTCGAATCGCCATTACCCAGTTTAACGAGAACACCGGCAAAGAGTTCGACGATGCCCTCGCCAAGCTGCAGGCCCAGGGGATGCGCGGCTTGATCCTGGATTTGCGCGGGAATCCCGGGGGGTATCTGGAGGCGTGCCTGGAAATCGCCAATAAACTCATCCCGAACCACGGGATCATCGTTCAAGTGGTGGACCGGGCGGGGCAGAGGGACGTCCATCGTTCCACCTTGGACAGGGCGCCTTTTCCGGTGGTCGCTCTGATTGACGGCGGAAGCGCCAGTGCAGCGGAAATCCTCGCCGCGGCCCTGCAGGAGGCGGCTCACGATCCCCTGGTGGGACAAAAATCGTTTGGCAAGGGAACGGTCCAGACGGAACTGGATTTTCCCGACGGCAGCAACATCAAGTACACCATGGCCAAATGGCTAACTCCAGATGGGAATTGGATTCACCAAAAGGGGATCCAACCGAATTATCCGGTAACCCTGCCGTACTATTGGCAGTTGCCTCCGTTGTCCATCACAAGGCCGATAACTCCTGACAGCACCGACACCTCCGTGAAGATCATGCAAAATTTTCTCGAGGCGCTCGGATACTTCCCGGGACGGACAGATGGCTATTTCAGTTCCCAGACCGCGGAGGCCTTGCGGGCGTTTCAGCACGCGAAGGGGCTTTCGCCCACCGGCATCCTCGACCAGGATACGGCCGCGGCTTTGAATGACGCGGTCCTCGCCAAGGAAAAGCAGAGTGACCCGGTGATGCAAAAAGGGATCGAGGTGCTGAAGTCTTTAATGAAGACCTGA
- a CDS encoding OmpA family protein produces MRRRRRPEDGKINQERWLITYSDLITLLMIFFVIMYAMSKVDMYKFVNLSASLSQALYNQNQVQLKGLGTTGLIAAQPSAGPPGRVPPAPDFLKTPEQVAEERQLAQIKLQLQSFIQKQGVAGQVVVEDKPKGLLISLRDVILFDTGKADLKPEARKLLDGLLPFLAQVGNPLEIEGHTDNRPIHTAQFPSNWELSTARALTVLEYLQAKGIDPKRLSATGYGEWRPVASNDNPEGQALNRRVNITIERTSAINGPADQAPSLSGP; encoded by the coding sequence GTGAGGCGGCGTAGGCGGCCTGAGGATGGGAAGATTAACCAGGAGCGATGGTTGATCACATACTCCGATTTGATCACCCTGTTGATGATTTTTTTCGTGATCATGTACGCCATGTCGAAGGTAGACATGTATAAATTCGTCAATCTTTCCGCCTCGTTGTCCCAAGCGCTGTATAACCAGAACCAGGTGCAGCTCAAGGGGCTGGGCACCACCGGACTCATCGCGGCCCAACCGTCAGCGGGTCCGCCCGGGCGGGTCCCTCCAGCGCCCGATTTTCTAAAAACGCCGGAGCAGGTGGCGGAAGAGCGCCAGTTGGCCCAGATCAAGCTCCAGCTGCAGTCCTTCATTCAGAAACAGGGCGTGGCCGGCCAAGTGGTGGTGGAGGATAAACCCAAGGGGCTGCTCATTAGTCTGAGGGATGTCATCCTGTTCGATACGGGAAAGGCGGATCTCAAGCCCGAGGCCCGCAAGTTGTTGGACGGCCTTCTCCCGTTTCTCGCCCAGGTGGGCAATCCTCTGGAGATCGAGGGGCATACGGACAATCGTCCGATCCATACCGCCCAGTTTCCGTCGAACTGGGAGTTGTCCACGGCCCGGGCGCTGACGGTGCTGGAGTACCTGCAGGCCAAGGGCATTGATCCCAAGCGCTTGTCCGCCACGGGGTATGGAGAGTGGAGGCCGGTGGCTTCGAACGACAATCCCGAGGGACAGGCGTTGAACCGACGGGTGAACATCACCATTGAACGCACGAGCGCAATCAACGGACCTGCAGATCAGGCGCCCAGTCTGTCCGGCCCTTGA
- a CDS encoding flagellar motor protein, giving the protein MDFASVFGMIAGIGALVTAFVLEGGDIYALFQGTAALIVFGGTFAATAVGLSRDQILAIPALLKVAFLGKTKDPHRLIRDLVELAGTARKEGLLALEERIEEFEDPFMKQGIQLIVDGVDPELVRTMLETDVQFLENRHRQGVAIFEAAGGYAPTMGIIGTVMGLVHVLSNLSDIQSLGPLIATAFIATLYGVASANLIYFPIATKLKLRSDEEIMIRELIIEGVLSIQAGENPTLLGQKLKAFLPPKWREIEERKGDSREAA; this is encoded by the coding sequence ATGGATTTTGCTTCGGTATTCGGTATGATTGCCGGTATCGGCGCATTGGTGACCGCCTTTGTGCTCGAAGGGGGAGACATCTATGCGCTCTTTCAGGGCACGGCGGCCCTCATTGTCTTTGGCGGCACTTTTGCCGCGACGGCGGTGGGCTTGTCCCGGGACCAGATCCTGGCGATCCCGGCTTTATTGAAAGTGGCCTTTCTAGGAAAGACGAAGGACCCGCACCGGTTGATCCGCGATCTGGTGGAGTTGGCCGGCACCGCCCGCAAAGAAGGGCTGCTGGCTTTGGAAGAACGAATTGAGGAGTTCGAGGATCCCTTTATGAAACAAGGCATTCAATTGATCGTCGACGGGGTTGACCCGGAGTTGGTGCGGACCATGCTCGAGACCGACGTTCAGTTTCTGGAAAATCGCCACCGCCAAGGGGTAGCGATTTTCGAGGCCGCCGGCGGATACGCGCCGACCATGGGCATCATCGGCACGGTGATGGGATTGGTCCACGTTCTCAGCAATTTGAGCGATATACAGTCCCTCGGACCCCTTATCGCCACCGCCTTTATCGCCACCCTGTACGGCGTGGCATCGGCCAACTTGATCTACTTTCCCATCGCAACCAAACTGAAACTGCGCAGCGATGAAGAAATCATGATCCGGGAGTTGATTATCGAAGGGGTGCTCTCGATTCAGGCCGGAGAGAATCCGACCTTGCTCGGCCAGAAATTGAAGGCTTTCCTACCGCCGAAATGGCGCGAAATCGAGGAGAGGAAGGGCGACAGTCGTGAGGCGGCGTAG
- a CDS encoding peptidoglycan DD-metalloendopeptidase family protein, translating into MPGKEERSATWRHFVESCRNYVQEEWIGLRSRLRFRSVVGEFRRQLSGRTVVVLSAVVPVAAVGAAVVQSHINRAPFAYMVYVNGIYVGVTPDIHSVDRLRNRLGPEAQVDVRSVHMALPASAAEQFWRSLAASPAVPKVYAVYVNGKPVVAVATEEDARAAIERVKALYTPPGGHVDQVAFREKVDFNPVDRWNGATVRTVDEAARILQQGTNVQKHYLVSRGDTLWTIAAAHNITVDQLQAANPQLANPDEIQEGDTLNLNAVQPYVHVEAVQTITREVAIPYDVQYRDDSSMPTGQSKVIRDGAEGRKQQTVRIYYENGRPVREEVLSEQVHQDKVDQIVVRGTGPAAGYAGPNWVWPTTAHLISSPYGEWRGSESHPGVDIAAPYGAPIYASNGGRVIFAGWDSGGYGNCVRIDHGNGVVTIYGHMSQVLVSPGQAVAQGQVIGRVGATGEATGPHLHYEVHVGGHVVDPMPYS; encoded by the coding sequence ATGCCGGGAAAAGAAGAGAGAAGCGCGACATGGCGACATTTTGTCGAAAGTTGTCGAAACTATGTCCAAGAGGAATGGATCGGCTTACGCTCCCGTCTGAGATTCCGGTCGGTGGTGGGGGAGTTCCGGCGGCAGTTGAGCGGGCGGACGGTGGTGGTCCTTTCGGCGGTGGTGCCCGTAGCGGCGGTGGGTGCGGCGGTGGTCCAATCTCACATTAATCGGGCTCCTTTCGCCTACATGGTTTATGTAAACGGGATCTATGTGGGAGTGACACCGGACATACATAGCGTGGATCGACTGAGGAACCGTTTGGGACCAGAAGCCCAAGTGGATGTGAGAAGCGTACATATGGCTCTACCGGCGTCGGCGGCGGAGCAGTTTTGGCGATCCCTGGCGGCTTCCCCGGCGGTGCCAAAGGTGTACGCCGTTTACGTCAATGGGAAGCCGGTGGTGGCGGTGGCCACAGAAGAGGACGCCAGGGCGGCGATCGAGAGGGTGAAAGCCCTGTATACCCCTCCGGGCGGCCACGTGGATCAGGTGGCCTTTCGGGAAAAGGTGGACTTTAACCCGGTCGATCGATGGAACGGCGCCACGGTGCGAACGGTTGATGAAGCGGCGCGGATTCTCCAACAGGGGACGAACGTGCAAAAGCATTACCTGGTATCCAGGGGAGATACGCTGTGGACCATTGCTGCGGCTCACAACATCACCGTGGACCAACTGCAGGCTGCCAATCCGCAATTGGCGAACCCGGACGAGATTCAAGAAGGGGATACGCTTAACCTCAACGCTGTGCAACCTTACGTGCACGTGGAAGCGGTGCAGACGATCACCCGGGAGGTGGCCATTCCCTACGATGTTCAGTATCGGGATGACTCGTCCATGCCCACCGGCCAATCGAAGGTGATCCGGGATGGGGCGGAAGGCCGTAAGCAGCAGACGGTACGCATTTACTACGAGAACGGACGCCCCGTGCGGGAAGAGGTTTTAAGCGAGCAAGTGCATCAAGATAAAGTCGATCAGATTGTGGTCCGGGGGACCGGGCCGGCGGCGGGATATGCCGGGCCGAACTGGGTCTGGCCGACCACCGCGCACCTCATCAGCTCGCCCTACGGGGAATGGCGGGGAAGCGAATCCCACCCCGGGGTGGATATTGCCGCTCCATATGGGGCGCCGATTTATGCCAGTAACGGCGGTCGCGTGATTTTTGCCGGATGGGATTCAGGCGGCTACGGCAATTGTGTGAGGATCGATCATGGCAACGGCGTGGTGACGATCTATGGACACATGTCCCAAGTGCTGGTGTCCCCGGGTCAGGCGGTGGCCCAGGGTCAAGTGATCGGGCGTGTCGGCGCCACCGGCGAAGCCACAGGGCCACACCTGCACTACGAGGTTCACGTGGGTGGTCATGTGGTCGATCCGATGCCGTACAGTTGA
- a CDS encoding phage holin family protein produces the protein MRWIVSLIVNAMALLLAARWIDGIHVRGFGSAVIAALILGLVNTLIRPILLFFTLPLNLVTLGLFTFVINGLLFYLVGNLVQGFEVRSLGAAILGSLLVTVVSFIVNKVISIL, from the coding sequence ATGCGTTGGATCGTCTCTCTCATTGTTAATGCGATGGCTTTGCTCCTGGCCGCCCGGTGGATCGATGGCATTCACGTTCGAGGGTTTGGGTCGGCGGTGATCGCCGCCTTGATCCTCGGCCTTGTGAATACCCTCATCCGCCCGATTCTGCTCTTTTTCACCCTCCCCTTGAACCTCGTGACTTTGGGGTTATTTACTTTTGTGATTAACGGTCTCCTGTTTTACCTTGTGGGGAATTTGGTACAGGGGTTTGAAGTACGCAGTTTGGGTGCCGCCATTCTCGGCAGTCTTTTGGTCACCGTGGTAAGTTTTATTGTCAACAAAGTGATCAGCATTCTGTAG
- the uvrB gene encoding excinuclease ABC subunit UvrB, with protein MTAGRFQLVSDYEPRGDQPEAIARLTEGIRRGYRHQTLLGVTGSGKTYTMANVIAQVNKPTLVIAHNKTLAAQLAAEFKAFFPNNAVEYFVSYYDYYQPEAYIPHTDTYIEKDAKINDEIDKLRHSATSALFERSDVIIVASVSCIYGLGNPDEYRTHVLSLRVGMEKSRREILHRLVDMQYERNDINFVRGTFRVRGDVIEIFPASRSEQAVRVELFGDEIDRITEVDVLTGEVIGQREHVAVFPASHFVTSRERLERAIRDIRVELAERLEVLRGQGKLLEAQRLEQRTNYDLEMMQELGFCPGIENYSRHLEGRPAGSPPNTLFDYFPDDFLLLIDESHVTLPQIHGMYGGDKTRKDTLIEHGFRLPSAADNRPLTFEEFEKKVHQVIYVSATPGPYELEHSEQVVEQIIRPTGLLDPKVEVRPIQGQIDDLVGEIRKRVNRDERVLVTTLTKRMAEDLTDYLKELGFKVRYLHSDIKTIERMALLRDLRLGVFDVLVGINLLREGLDLPEVSLVAILDADKEGFLRAERSLIQTIGRAARNADGHVIMYADTITDSMAAAIRETERRRAKQMWYNQEHGITPQTVRKAVRDIIEATKAAEEPAVYEVVPKAQKLSKRERADLIRRLEKEMKEAAKALEFERAAELRDLIVELSAS; from the coding sequence ATGACGGCGGGACGGTTTCAATTGGTTTCTGATTATGAGCCGAGGGGAGATCAACCCGAGGCCATCGCCCGGCTGACCGAAGGGATCCGCCGGGGTTACCGACATCAAACGCTGCTCGGGGTCACGGGTTCAGGCAAGACGTACACCATGGCCAATGTCATCGCCCAGGTAAATAAGCCGACTTTAGTGATCGCCCACAACAAGACTTTGGCGGCCCAATTGGCTGCGGAATTCAAGGCGTTTTTCCCGAATAACGCCGTCGAGTATTTCGTGAGTTACTACGATTACTATCAGCCTGAAGCGTACATTCCGCACACGGATACCTATATCGAAAAAGACGCCAAGATTAATGACGAGATTGACAAACTCCGCCATTCTGCCACCAGTGCTTTATTTGAACGGTCGGACGTGATCATCGTCGCCAGCGTCTCCTGTATCTATGGATTGGGAAATCCCGACGAATATCGGACCCATGTTTTGTCCCTCAGGGTGGGGATGGAGAAAAGCCGCCGGGAGATCCTGCACCGTTTGGTGGACATGCAGTACGAACGAAACGATATCAATTTTGTACGCGGGACCTTTCGAGTTCGTGGCGATGTGATTGAGATTTTTCCCGCATCCCGGAGTGAGCAGGCCGTTCGGGTGGAACTGTTTGGAGATGAGATTGACCGGATCACCGAGGTGGACGTCCTCACCGGCGAGGTGATCGGGCAGCGGGAGCACGTGGCGGTGTTTCCGGCTTCTCACTTTGTCACGTCCCGGGAGCGCCTGGAGCGGGCGATCCGGGATATTCGCGTCGAATTGGCGGAACGACTGGAGGTGCTTCGCGGTCAAGGAAAGCTGCTTGAGGCTCAGCGGCTTGAGCAACGCACCAATTATGATCTCGAGATGATGCAGGAACTCGGTTTTTGCCCCGGCATCGAAAACTATTCTCGGCATTTAGAGGGGAGGCCGGCGGGAAGCCCCCCGAATACGCTGTTTGACTATTTTCCTGACGATTTCCTGCTGCTGATCGACGAATCCCATGTGACATTGCCCCAGATCCACGGGATGTACGGAGGGGACAAAACCCGGAAGGATACGTTGATTGAGCACGGATTTCGCCTGCCTTCGGCGGCGGACAACCGCCCCTTGACCTTTGAGGAATTTGAGAAAAAGGTGCACCAGGTTATCTACGTTTCGGCCACGCCGGGTCCCTATGAACTGGAACATAGCGAACAGGTGGTGGAACAAATCATTCGTCCCACCGGGCTATTGGATCCAAAGGTGGAAGTCCGTCCGATCCAGGGCCAGATCGATGACTTGGTGGGTGAGATCCGAAAACGGGTCAACCGGGACGAGCGGGTGCTGGTGACCACCCTGACCAAGCGCATGGCGGAGGATCTGACCGATTATCTCAAAGAGTTAGGTTTCAAGGTCCGATATTTACACTCGGATATTAAAACAATTGAACGGATGGCGTTGCTCCGGGATTTGCGCCTCGGCGTCTTCGACGTGCTGGTGGGGATCAACCTTCTCCGGGAAGGCCTCGATCTTCCGGAAGTTTCGCTGGTGGCCATTCTCGACGCCGACAAAGAAGGCTTTTTGCGGGCCGAGCGTTCTCTGATCCAAACCATCGGCCGGGCGGCCAGAAACGCCGACGGCCACGTCATCATGTACGCCGATACCATCACCGATTCGATGGCGGCGGCCATTCGCGAAACGGAACGCAGACGGGCCAAACAGATGTGGTACAATCAGGAACACGGCATCACGCCGCAGACGGTGCGCAAGGCGGTTCGGGACATCATCGAGGCGACCAAGGCGGCGGAGGAACCTGCCGTTTATGAAGTGGTGCCAAAAGCGCAGAAACTGTCCAAACGGGAACGAGCCGACCTCATCCGCAGATTGGAAAAAGAGATGAAAGAGGCGGCAAAAGCCCTGGAATTCGAACGGGCGGCGGAACTTCGGGATTTAATTGTCGAACTGTCGGCGTCTTAG
- the uvrA gene encoding excinuclease ABC subunit UvrA produces the protein MPQEAIVIKGARVHNLKNIDVTIPREKFVVLTGLSGSGKSSLAFDTIYAEGQRRYVESLSAYARQFLGQMDKPDVDSIDGLSPAISIDQKTTSRNPRSTVGTVTEIYDYLRLLYARAGEPHCPKCGRPITSQTVEQMVDRIMTLPERTRIQILAPVVRGRKGEHVKLFEDLAKQGFVRVRVDGEIRELTEPFRLEKNRKHRVDVVVDRIIVKPDIEQRLADSIETALDRAGGLVTVSVIDGEEWLFSQNLACPDCGISVGELSPRMFSFNSPYGACEACTGLGTNMEIDPELVIPDRTRSIAEGAIVPWMGSTSNYYPQLLEAACKAFGVDPDVPVENLDPELVEKLLYGAPGERIRFSYENDFGRMRTAEVYFEGVIPNLERRYRETGSEHIREFIEEFMSTKPCPACQGRRLRPEALAVKLGGKNIAEVTALSVTEALAFFENLSLTPKQAHIARQVLKEIRARLGFLRDVGLDYLTLDRPAGSLSGGEAQRIRLATQIGSGLTGVLYILDEPSIGLHQRDNERLIRTLERMRDLGNTLIVVEHDEDTMLAADYIIDIGPGAGVHGGEVVAAGTPREVMANVQSVTGRYLSGREFIPLPAERREAGDRWIEVVGASEHNLKGIDVKFPVGLFTCVTGVSGSGKSTLVNEILYKALASQCNGARVRPGEHREIRGLEYVDKVIDVDQSPIGRTPRSNPATYTGVFDDIREVFAGTPEARMRGYKKGRFSFNIKGGRCEACRGDGIIKIEMHFLPDVYVPCEVCKGRRYNRETLEVRYKGKNIAEVLDMTVEDAAEFFKAVPRIARKLQTLSDVGLGYMRLGQPATTLSGGEAQRIKLASELHRRSNGKTVYILDEPTTGLHAADIRKLLDVLQRLVEAGDTVIVIEHNLDVIKTADYLIDLGPEGGDGGGQVVATGTPEDVAANPASHTGRFLGPILERDRQRSAGRRGRPSVAVPSTG, from the coding sequence ATGCCGCAGGAAGCGATTGTGATCAAAGGCGCGCGGGTGCACAACTTGAAAAATATCGATGTGACGATACCCCGGGAGAAGTTCGTGGTATTGACCGGGTTGAGTGGCTCGGGCAAATCCTCTCTGGCTTTCGATACCATCTATGCCGAAGGGCAGCGGCGCTACGTGGAGTCGCTGTCCGCCTATGCGCGCCAGTTTCTGGGTCAGATGGACAAACCCGATGTGGACAGTATTGACGGATTGTCCCCGGCCATCTCCATCGACCAGAAAACCACCAGCCGAAACCCACGGTCCACGGTGGGGACGGTGACGGAGATTTACGATTATTTGCGGCTCCTTTACGCCCGGGCCGGGGAACCTCACTGTCCCAAGTGCGGTCGTCCCATCACTTCTCAAACGGTGGAACAGATGGTGGACCGCATCATGACCCTGCCCGAGCGCACGAGGATTCAGATTCTCGCCCCGGTGGTCCGGGGGCGCAAAGGGGAACATGTGAAGCTTTTTGAGGATTTGGCGAAACAGGGCTTTGTGCGCGTGCGGGTAGACGGGGAGATCCGGGAGTTGACAGAACCCTTCCGCCTGGAGAAAAACCGCAAGCACCGGGTGGACGTGGTGGTGGATCGCATTATTGTCAAGCCCGACATCGAGCAGCGGTTGGCAGATTCCATCGAAACGGCCTTGGATCGGGCCGGGGGCCTGGTGACCGTGTCTGTGATCGATGGGGAGGAATGGTTGTTCAGCCAGAATCTCGCCTGTCCAGATTGCGGAATCAGCGTCGGGGAGCTGAGCCCGAGGATGTTTTCGTTTAACAGTCCGTACGGGGCATGCGAAGCGTGTACGGGTCTTGGCACGAACATGGAGATCGACCCGGAGTTGGTGATCCCGGACCGCACCCGCAGCATCGCCGAAGGCGCGATTGTGCCTTGGATGGGAAGTACGTCGAATTATTATCCACAACTTCTGGAAGCCGCATGCAAAGCGTTCGGCGTGGATCCGGACGTTCCTGTGGAAAATTTGGATCCAGAACTGGTGGAGAAGTTGCTGTACGGGGCGCCGGGGGAGAGGATCCGGTTTTCGTATGAGAACGATTTTGGCCGCATGCGGACTGCAGAAGTGTATTTTGAGGGGGTCATTCCCAATCTCGAACGGCGGTATCGGGAGACGGGATCGGAACACATACGGGAGTTCATTGAGGAATTTATGAGTACAAAGCCTTGTCCTGCGTGCCAAGGGCGGCGGTTGCGGCCCGAAGCCTTGGCCGTGAAGCTTGGCGGGAAAAATATCGCCGAAGTGACGGCGCTGTCGGTGACGGAAGCCCTCGCCTTCTTCGAAAACCTGTCGCTCACTCCCAAGCAAGCGCACATTGCCAGGCAAGTCCTCAAAGAGATTCGGGCAAGACTCGGTTTTCTCCGGGATGTGGGCTTGGATTATCTCACCCTGGACCGGCCGGCAGGGAGTTTGTCCGGCGGCGAGGCCCAGCGCATTCGCTTGGCGACCCAGATTGGATCCGGCCTGACCGGGGTGCTGTATATTCTCGACGAGCCCTCCATCGGCCTCCATCAGAGGGATAACGAGCGGTTGATCCGCACCCTGGAGCGGATGAGGGATCTGGGAAACACGCTGATCGTCGTGGAACACGACGAGGATACGATGCTGGCTGCGGATTATATCATCGATATCGGGCCGGGCGCCGGGGTGCACGGCGGCGAGGTGGTGGCCGCAGGAACGCCCCGGGAAGTCATGGCGAACGTGCAATCGGTCACGGGCCGCTACCTGAGCGGCCGGGAGTTTATCCCCCTCCCCGCGGAGCGAAGAGAGGCCGGCGACCGATGGATTGAAGTGGTGGGGGCTTCGGAGCACAACCTGAAAGGGATCGACGTGAAGTTCCCCGTCGGACTTTTTACCTGTGTGACCGGAGTGTCCGGATCCGGCAAAAGTACGTTAGTCAACGAGATTCTTTACAAGGCCCTGGCGTCCCAGTGCAACGGCGCCCGGGTGCGGCCGGGGGAGCATCGGGAAATCCGGGGCCTTGAGTACGTAGATAAGGTGATCGATGTGGATCAATCCCCCATCGGCCGGACGCCCCGCTCGAACCCCGCCACGTATACCGGGGTGTTCGACGATATCCGCGAGGTGTTTGCCGGGACGCCCGAGGCGCGGATGCGCGGGTACAAGAAGGGGCGCTTCAGCTTTAACATCAAGGGTGGACGGTGCGAGGCCTGCCGGGGTGACGGCATCATTAAGATCGAGATGCATTTTCTCCCCGACGTGTATGTTCCCTGCGAGGTGTGCAAAGGGCGGCGGTACAACCGGGAGACCCTGGAGGTCCGTTATAAGGGGAAGAATATCGCTGAAGTTCTTGACATGACTGTGGAAGATGCGGCCGAGTTCTTTAAGGCTGTCCCCCGGATTGCGCGGAAGCTGCAGACTTTGTCCGATGTGGGCCTCGGTTACATGCGACTGGGGCAACCGGCCACCACGCTGTCCGGCGGCGAGGCCCAGCGGATCAAGTTGGCTTCGGAACTGCACCGCCGGAGTAACGGGAAGACCGTTTATATTCTCGACGAGCCCACCACGGGCCTTCACGCCGCCGATATTCGGAAACTCTTGGATGTCCTCCAACGACTGGTGGAGGCTGGGGATACGGTCATTGTCATCGAGCACAACCTCGACGTCATCAAAACCGCCGATTATCTCATCGACCTCGGCCCGGAGGGCGGGGATGGCGGGGGCCAGGTGGTCGCCACAGGTACTCCCGAAGACGTGGCGGCCAATCCGGCGTCCCACACCGGCCGATTCCTGGGTCCCATTCTTGAACGGGACCGCCAACGGTCAGCGGGCCGCCGCGGGCGCCCGAGTGTGGCGGTGCCTTCCACAGGCTGA
- a CDS encoding PDZ domain-containing protein: MVGWGAVVPAVVAVWVEPFAWLAALTVLFRYLAQVRVERRLHGVRMHRASIRWGVSLVLGMAGGFAASTVLWVLGLAGEGPGMAWAAAVTLVLGWVRSRWMTFAYGAGVVGLASLAARWFPQGWIPTGWAEFWAGLTHLDVPSMLGAAGVFGVVEGLLVAVIGHLWAVPAPLPGRRGGAVGGYLLQQFWVMPVVTTASFLSWPAGAILPGGLAPVPIPVGFETAAVARLPRERALASAGMIALFGCILLALAWVARERSALAWAAALFAPVAREWISLWSFRREWSGSPRFAQGPGGIRVLAVVPGSPAAALGLRPGDTVTEVNGREVHSLTSLYEAIRRQPAFVRMEVRDPAGDVRICSRSRYEGEPHLLGMVAAPGEGEEVEAQVLTVLGRSFSILRGFLRGRPTRKEPVRGEG, encoded by the coding sequence ATGGTCGGCTGGGGCGCGGTGGTTCCGGCGGTTGTCGCGGTGTGGGTGGAACCTTTTGCGTGGTTGGCCGCCCTGACGGTCCTCTTCAGGTATTTGGCCCAGGTCCGGGTGGAACGGCGATTGCACGGGGTCAGGATGCACCGGGCGTCGATCCGGTGGGGGGTGTCTCTGGTCCTGGGGATGGCCGGTGGATTCGCAGCCTCAACGGTGCTGTGGGTCCTGGGGCTCGCCGGGGAAGGGCCGGGCATGGCATGGGCAGCTGCCGTCACCCTGGTTTTGGGATGGGTACGCAGTCGCTGGATGACTTTCGCCTATGGGGCGGGGGTTGTCGGCTTGGCGAGCCTGGCGGCCAGGTGGTTTCCCCAAGGATGGATACCAACGGGATGGGCGGAGTTTTGGGCGGGCTTGACCCATCTCGATGTTCCCTCGATGCTGGGGGCGGCCGGGGTCTTCGGGGTGGTGGAAGGTTTGCTCGTGGCGGTGATCGGCCACTTGTGGGCCGTTCCCGCGCCCCTGCCCGGACGCCGGGGCGGGGCTGTCGGAGGGTACCTCCTGCAGCAATTTTGGGTGATGCCTGTGGTGACGACAGCCTCCTTCCTCTCTTGGCCGGCGGGGGCGATTCTCCCTGGCGGCCTTGCGCCAGTACCCATCCCGGTCGGCTTTGAAACGGCGGCGGTGGCCCGGTTACCTCGGGAGCGGGCTCTGGCCAGTGCCGGGATGATTGCGTTATTCGGGTGCATCCTCCTGGCTCTCGCTTGGGTGGCGCGGGAGCGTTCCGCCCTCGCCTGGGCGGCCGCCCTTTTTGCGCCGGTTGCCCGGGAGTGGATCAGCTTGTGGAGTTTTCGAAGGGAGTGGTCGGGGTCGCCCCGCTTTGCCCAAGGGCCGGGCGGGATCCGGGTTTTGGCTGTGGTGCCCGGCTCTCCAGCGGCGGCTCTTGGACTTCGCCCCGGGGACACGGTGACGGAGGTCAACGGGCGGGAGGTTCATTCTTTGACCTCTTTGTATGAGGCGATTCGCCGTCAGCCGGCCTTTGTGCGCATGGAAGTGCGGGATCCGGCCGGGGATGTGCGGATCTGCTCCCGCAGCCGTTATGAAGGCGAACCGCATCTCCTGGGGATGGTGGCCGCTCCGGGGGAGGGAGAAGAAGTGGAGGCGCAGGTTCTGACCGTTCTCGGCCGTAGTTTTTCGATTTTGCGCGGGTTCCTCCGCGGGCGTCCGACCAGGAAAGAACCGGTTAGGGGTGAAGGATGA